One Lycium barbarum isolate Lr01 chromosome 5, ASM1917538v2, whole genome shotgun sequence genomic window carries:
- the LOC132640054 gene encoding probable protein phosphatase 2C 33 — MGSCLSSESRSPHPGSPVTPARKRKSSKKRSGSRNSSFNHHKEELLHRIPGRMFLNGSSEVASLFSQQGKKGTNQDAMIVWENFGSSEDTVFCGVFDGHGPYGHMVAKRVRDALPLKLSTHWEVNIKSEDVLREISLNTASSLYPEDASLISADVEETEKHLEVFETLKESFLKAYKVMDRELRSYTNVDCFCSGTTAVTLVKQGKNLVIGNVGDSRAVLGTRGEDDSITAVQLTVDLKPDLPAEAARIRKCKGRVFSLHDEPDVARVWMPNSDSPGLAMARAFGDFCLKDFGVISVPDISYRRLSEKDEFLVLATDGIWDVLSNDEVVKIVDSASSRSSAARSLVEAAVRAWKITYPTSRVDDCAVVCLFLDSNSNNFSTASSTKDNDKTFVSMEMSEVNNNMNGAVSPPALNRSCTVRESEEVSAGRKEEASEHDELLPKTGKELSVLDGVSRVDTLMTLPRFMPGKEEKKAAGGGSKSKKK, encoded by the exons ATGGGGTCCTGCTTATCATCGGAAAGCAGGAGTCCTCATCCTGGTTCTCCTGTAACTCCAGCTAGGAAGAGGAAGAGCTCGAAAAAGAGGTCGGGATCACGGAATTCTTCATTTAACCATCATAAGGAAGAACTATTGCATAGGATTCCCGGGCGTATGTTCTTGAATGGTTCTAGTGAGGTGGCTTCACTCTTTAGTCAGCAGGGCAAGAAAGGGACTAATCAAGATGCTATGATTGTTTGGGAG AATTTTGGTTCCAGCGAAGATACTGTTTTCTGTGGTGTTTTTGATGGCCATGGTCCTTATGGTCATATGGTTGCGAAGCGAGTCAGAGACGCTCTTCCGTTAAAGCTAAGCACACACTGGGAAGTTAATATTAAAAGTGAAGATGTTCTAAGAGAGATTAGTCTCAACACGGCGAGTAGCCTATATCCCGAGGATGCTTCCCTTATCTCTGCTGATGTTGAAGAGACTGAAAAGCACTTGGAGGTATTTGAAACGTTGAAGGAGTCATTTCTGAAGGCTTATAAGGTTATGGATAGAGAACTGAGAAGCTATACCAATGTCGATTGCTTCTGTAGTGGAACGACAGCAGTAACGCTAGTTAAACAG GGTAAAAATCTTGTTATTGGAAATGTTGGGGACTCGAGAGCTGTGCTGGGTACGAGAGGCGAGGATGATTCTATCACTGCAGTGCAATTGACAGTAGATCTTAAGCCCGATTTGCCAG CGGAGGCTGCGAGGATTCGCAAATGTAAAGGGCGAGTGTTTTCTCTTCATGATGAACCGGATGTTGCAAGAGTGTGGATGCCAAACAGCGACTCTCCTGGACTTGCCATGGCCCGTGCTTTTGGAGATTTTTGCCTCAAGGATTTTGGTGTCATCTCAGTGCCTGACATTTCATATAGGCGTTTATCCGAGAAGGATGAATTCCTTGTTCTTGCAACAGATGGG ATTTGGGACGTGCTTTCAAACGATGAAGTAGTAAAGATTGTGGATTCGGCTTCATCCCGTTCATCTGCAGCTCGATCGCTTGTTGAAGCAGCTGTTCGGGCCTGGAAGATTACATACCCGACTTCTAGAGTCGATGACTGTGCAGTTGTCTGCCTCTTCCTTGACTCAAACTCGAATAATTTCTCTACTGCTTCTAGCACAAAAGATAACGACAAGACTTTTGTCTCGATGGAAATGAGTGAAGTTAATAACAATATGAATGGTGCCGTTAGTCCACCTGCGTTGAATCGCTCGTGTACTGTTCGAGAAAGCGAAGAAGTTTCAGCAGGCAGAAAAGAGGAAGCCTCGGAACATGATGA